One Candidatus Binataceae bacterium genomic window, CTTACGTTGCGGGGGACATGTTGGACAGCGTTCCTCCGGGCCAGACGCTTACTGACAAGCGAACATCATTGAGCGGAAGATTCGTCGTGTAGCGTGGCGTCAGGGTTAAATCGCGAGCGCAGTCTCGAGCGGTTCCGCGACCAAGAATTCGATCTCGCCGTAATCGGCGGCGGAATCAACGGCGCCGCCATCGCGCGCGACGCTGCGATGCGCGGGCTCAAGGTTGCGCTGATAGAGCGCGGCGACTTCGCCGGCGCAACGTCCTCGCGATCGTCGAAGCTGATTCATGGCGGCTTCCGCTACTTGCCGCAGGGCCAGCTTCGCCTTGTTTTTCACGCATTGCGCGAGCGCGAACGGCTGCGGCGTCGTACTGCGCCTCATCTCGTCAAGCCGATTCGCTTCCTCTTTCCCGTCTATCGCGGGCGCGGCTTCGGCCGCTTCACGATGGCGATGGGACTTTTCCTCTACGATTTCTTCGCGCGGACTCCGCGCGGCGAGCGTCATGAAAGTCTCGGTGCGGCGCGCGTGCGCGAATACGAGCCAACACTCAGCCGCAGCGGATTGAAGGGCGGGGCGCTCTACTACGATGCGTGGGCGGAAGACTCGCGGGTCACGTTCGAGAATGTTCTCGACGCGAGCCTGCATGGCGCGGCGATCGCGAATTACACCGCCGTCGAGGGATTCGCCAGGCGCGACGGATTCCTCGCCAGTGCGAGTGTGAGCGACCTGCGCGGCGGCGCGGCCTGCGAGCTGCGCGCGCGACATTTTGTCAATGCTGCCGGACCCTGGGTCGATCATATACGGCGCATGGACGATCCCGCGGCGAATCCCAGTATCCGCACGACCAAGGGCGTCCATCTCGTGTTCCAGCGCGCAATGATCCCGGTGCGCGAGTCGCTGGTGCTGGGCGATTCGAACGGGCGCATCGTCTTCGTCATGCCGCACGATCGCTACGTGCTGGTCGGAACGACCGACACCGATTATACCGGCGATCCGGCCGCGGTCGCGGCCGAGCCCGGCGACATCACCTACCTACTCGGCGTGCTCGGCGAGAGCCTGCCCGGGATCAAGCTCACGGCTGACGACGTCGTCGCGAGCTTTGCCGGTCTGCGCGCGCTGGTGGTTGCGGAAGGCAAGGGCGCGCCGTCATCGGTGCCGCGCGAGGAGGAGATTCTGCGCAGCGCCGCGGGATTGTTCTCGGTTGCCGGAGGTAAGCTGACGACGCATCGCGAGATCGCCGAGAAAGTCGTGAACGCTGTGATGCGCGAAATGGGGCGCGCAATCAAACCCTCTCCCACCCGCGATACTCCTCTGCCAGGCGCGCGCAAACTCGATCGCAGCGAGACAGGCGATGCGCTCGCCAAGCTGCCGCGCGA contains:
- a CDS encoding glycerol-3-phosphate dehydrogenase/oxidase; the encoded protein is MASGLNRERSLERFRDQEFDLAVIGGGINGAAIARDAAMRGLKVALIERGDFAGATSSRSSKLIHGGFRYLPQGQLRLVFHALRERERLRRRTAPHLVKPIRFLFPVYRGRGFGRFTMAMGLFLYDFFARTPRGERHESLGAARVREYEPTLSRSGLKGGALYYDAWAEDSRVTFENVLDASLHGAAIANYTAVEGFARRDGFLASASVSDLRGGAACELRARHFVNAAGPWVDHIRRMDDPAANPSIRTTKGVHLVFQRAMIPVRESLVLGDSNGRIVFVMPHDRYVLVGTTDTDYTGDPAAVAAEPGDITYLLGVLGESLPGIKLTADDVVASFAGLRALVVAEGKGAPSSVPREEEILRSAAGLFSVAGGKLTTHREIAEKVVNAVMREMGRAIKPSPTRDTPLPGARKLDRSETGDALAKLPR